The proteins below come from a single Drosophila kikkawai strain 14028-0561.14 chromosome 3R, DkikHiC1v2, whole genome shotgun sequence genomic window:
- the ttk gene encoding LOW QUALITY PROTEIN: protein tramtrack, alpha isoform (The sequence of the model RefSeq protein was modified relative to this genomic sequence to represent the inferred CDS: deleted 2 bases in 1 codon): MKMASQRFCLRWNNHQSNLLSVFDQLLHAETFTDVTLAVEGQYLKAHKMVLSACSPYFNALFINHPEKHPIVILKDVPYSDMKSLLDFMYRGEVSVDQERLTAFLRVAESLRIKGLTEVNDDKPSPATTGAAAGTVAAGSESTPTPPQLQRIQPYLVPQRNRTQASGLLSSAALANAGNTPTLPVQPSLLSSALMPKRKRGRPRKLSGSSNGTGNDYDDFERENLMNDSDLGNGKLGNDSYSGNDDGSDDNQQDAGNPDDLNESRDSLPTKRSKNAKDHRVVSHHHQEDNSTTSVTTNQATPELSQRLFGSTSTTISAASRAPTAGNTSVQEPLPLLEISDNRDSAPVHLPTILGLKIRAINPSTPTTPTPPTQTPPQTPSKSKPKTKHGSGSNTNSLLKQQLRGGAKDPELPLAPRRITVAVSPNSTLSIEETATKELARATQEEVNACSGLQSLANAAEQQAAQVHHQLLLHMAVNNPMLKTTDYYQQQQQPQQASPSSAGQYMDDDMEFLVHDQPLKDDEPDHEMLTLADENAGLPGYQDERSKPDEDSPEPAPVAAPRSGKKGNKRPIQRRRVRRKAQSTLDDQAEHLTEMSVRGLDLFRYASVVEGVYRCTECAKENMQKTFKNKYSFQRHAFLYHEGKHRKVFPCPVCSKEFSRPDKMKNHLKMTHENFTPPKDIGAFSPLKYLINAAAAGDMHASIYQQQQQEQAHYQRQLVEQAQQHNAPFDSQEDSSQLLLMPDVKLEDQDADDAELSDGGGYEASSNPAAAAAAMLSLQQDVIIKNELQISPSPSPTPTAAPQPPSSCAVAEGKSLALATTAQTAT; the protein is encoded by the exons ATGAAGATGGCATCTCAACGCTTCTGCCTGCGGTGGAACAACCATCAGAGCAACCTGCTGTCAGTCTTTGACCAGCTGCTCCACGCAGAAACCTTCACAGATGTGACGCTGGCCGTCGAAGGGCAATACCTGAAGGCACACAAG ATGGTGCTATCCGCCTGCAGTCCGTACTTCAATGCCCTATTCATAAATCATCCGGAAAAGCATCCGATCGTTATTCTTAAGGATGTGCCGTATTCGGACATGAAATCCCTGCTGGACTTTATGTACAGAGGCGAGGTCTCTGTGGACCAGGAGCGACTTACCGCATTCCTGCGCGTGGCCGAGAGCCTGCGCATCAAGGGCCTCACCGAGGTCAACGACGACAAACCCTCGCCGGCCACAACTGGAGCTGCAGCGGGAACAGTTGCAGCAGGCTCCGAGAGTACGCCCACACCCCCGCAGCTGCAGCGCATTCAGCCTTATTTGGTGCCACAGCGGAATCGTACACAGGCCAGCGGTCTGCTGTCCAGTGCCGCACTCGCCAATGCTGGAAATACGCCCACCCTGCCGGTGCAGCCATCGCTGCTTAGCTCAGCCCTGATGCCCAAGCGAAAAAGAGGGAGGCCCCGCAAACTATCGGGCAGCTCAAACGGCACGGGGAATGACTACGACGATTTCGAGCGCGAGAACCTGATGAATGACTCCGATCTGGGCAATGGCAAACTGGGCAACGATTCCTACTCCGGCAATGATGATGGCTCCGATGATAATCAGCAAGATGCAGGCAATCCAGATGATCTTAAT GAAAGCCGCGACTCTCTGCCCACGAAACGATCAAAGAACGCCAAGGATCACCGCGTTGtgagccaccaccaccaagaGGACAACAGCACAACTTCCG TGACTACCAATCAGGCGACTCCTGAACTTTCCCAGCGACTATTTGGCTCCACTTCGACCACAATCTCTGCAGCTTCCAGGGCACCCACCGCAGGCAACACATCTGTTCAGGAACCACTACCTCTTCTAGAGATTAGCGACAACAGGGACTCAGCACCAGTACACTTGCCCACCATCTTGGGGCTTAAGATAAGAGCCATTAATCCATCAACGCCGACGACTCCGACTCCGCCCACACAGACGCCGCCCCAAACCCCCTCAAAATCCAAACCGAAAACCAAGCatggcagtggcagcaacaCCAATTCCTTGCTAAAGCAGCAACTTCGAGGTGGGGCCAAGGATCCCGAGCTACCACTGGCTCCCAGACGCATCACAGTGGCCGTTTCGCCCAACTCCACTTTGAGCATCGAGGAGACTGCCACCAAGGAGTTGGCAAGGGCAACCCAGGAGGAGGTCAATGCCTGCAGTGGCTTGCAATCGCTGGCCAATGCCGCGGAGCAGCAGGCGGCTCAGGTGCACCACCAGTTGCTTCTACACATGGCGGTGAATAATCCCATGCTAAAGACCACCGATTactaccagcagcagcagcaaccacagcAGGCCTCCCCCTCCAGTGCTGGCCAGTATATGGACGACGACATGGAGTTCCTCGTACACGATCAGCCTTTGAAAGATGACGAACCCGACCATGAAATGCTCACCCTGGCCGATGAAAATGCTGGACTGCCTGGCTATCAGGATGAGCGCTCCAAGCCCGACGAAGACTCACCCGAACCGGCACCTGTTGCTGCTCCAAGGAGCGGCAAAAAGGGAAACAAGCGGCCCATTCAAAGGCGACGGGTGCGTCGCAAGGCCCAGTCCACGCTGGATGATCAGGCTGAGCATCTGACGGAGATGTCAGTGCGGGGGCTGGATCTCTTCCGCTATGCCAGTGTGGTGGAAGGTGTATATCGGTGCACCGAGTGCGCCAAGGAGAACATGCAGAAGACGTTCAAGAACAAGTACAGCTTCCAGCGGCATGCCTTCCTCTATCACGAGGGCAAGCATCGCAAGGTGTTCCCCTGCCCGGTGTGCTCCAAGGAGTTTTCGCGGCCGGACAAGATGAAGAACCACCTGAAGATGACGCACGAGAACTTTACGCCGCCCAAGGATATTGGAGCATTCAGCCCGCTGAAATACTTGATAAATGCAGCGGCTGCCGGGGATATGCACGCCTCAAtctatcagcagcagcagcaggagcaggctcATTACCAGAGGCAGTTGGTCGAACAG GCACAGCAGCACAACGCCCCATTTGACAGCCAGGAGGATAGCtcgcagctgctgctgatgccgGATGTGAAGCTCGAAGACCAGGATGCCGACGATGCCGAGCTCAGCGATGGCGGCGGCTACGAGGCCTCATCGAATCCCGcggcagctgccgccgccatgCTGAGCCTGCAGCAAGATGTTATCATCAAGAATGAGCTACAGATCTCGCCGTCGCCCTCGCCCACGCCCACCGCAGCCCCGCAGCCGCCCAGCTCCTGTGCGGTGGCGGAGGGCAAGTCCTTGGCGCTGGCCACCACCGCACAAACCGCAACGTAA
- the CstF50 gene encoding cleavage stimulation factor subunit 1, with product MRDEILDPSNLVKNREILYRLMISQLMYDGLEKFAMELSMLVKADQCAPSERLLHVMIAGMQTLSDKDKAHSDDVLPGIDLEFEPEASALAPEPHSYETAYVTSHKQACRAGAFSCDGSLVATGSVDASIKILDVERMLAKSAPEDIEPGREQQGHPVIRTLYDHTDEVSYLEFHPKEHILASASRDGTVKLFDIAKPSVKKAHKVFTDCEPVLCLSFHPTGDYIAIGTEHNVLRVYDVHTTQCFVSAIPSQQHKAGVTCVKYSPTAKLYATGSYDGDIKIWDGISGRCINTIAEAHGGAAICSLEFTRNGKYLLSSGMDSLVYLWELCTSRPIQTYTGAGTTGKQEHQTEAVFNHTEDYVLFPDEATTSLCSWNSRNGCRLTLNSLGHNGPVRYITHSPNAPAFLTCSDDFRARFWYRRANNQ from the exons ATGCGCGACGAGATCCTGGACCCCAGCAACCTGGTCAAGAACCGGGAGATACTCTACCGCCTGATGATCAG CCAACTGATGTACGACGGCCTGGAGAAGTTCGCCATGGAGCTGTCCATGCTGGTGAAGGCGGACCAGTGCGCGCCCAGTGAGCGGCTGCTGCACGTGATGATCGCCGGCATGCAGACGCTGAGCGACAAGGACAAAGCCCACTCGGACGACGTGCTGCCGGGCATTGACCTGGAGTTCGAGCCGGAGGCGTCGGCCTTGGCGCCGGAGCCGCACTCCTACGAGACCGCCTATGTGACGTCGCACAAGCAGGCCTGCCGTGCGGGAGCCTTCAGTTGCGACGGCTCCCTGGTGGCCACCGGCAGTGTGGACGCCAGCATCAAGATCCTGGACGTGGAACGCATGCTGGCCAAGTCGGCGCCCGAGGATATAGAGCCCGGGCGCGAGCAGCAGGGTCACCCGGTCATACGCACGCTGTACGACCACACTGACGAGGTGTCCTATCTGGAGTTCCATCCCAAGGAGCACATTCTGGCCTCGGCTTCGCGCGACGGCACGGTCAAGCTGTTTGACATCGCTAAGCCGTCGGTGAAGAAGGCCCACAAGGTGTTCACCGACTGCGAGCCGGTGCTGTGCCTCTCCTTCCATCCCACCGGTGACTACATAGCCATTGGGACGGAGCACAACGTCCTGCGCGTGTACGACGTGCACACCACGCAGTGCTTTGTCAGCGCGATTCCCTCGCAGCAGCACAAGGCGGGCGTGACCTGCGTGAAGTACTCGCCCACGGCCAAGCTGTATGCCACGGGCAGCTATGATGGCGACATCAAGATCTGGGACGGCATTAGCGGGCGTTGCATCAACACCATAGCAGAGGCGCATGGCGGAGCGGCCATCTGCTCGCTTGAGTTTACGCGGAATGGAAAG TACCTCCTCTCCTCCGGCATGGATTCCCTGGTTTACCTGTGGGAACTGTGCACCAGCCGTCCCATACAGACGTACACGGGTGCCGGCACCACTGGCAAGCAGGAGCACCAAACGGAAGCCGTGTTTAACCACACCGAGGATTACGTACTCTTCCCGGACGAGGCCACCACGTCGCTGTGCTCCTGGAATTCACGAAATGGCTGCCGTTTGACGCTCAACTCTCTGGGGCACAACGGGCCTGTGCGTTACATCACCCACTCGCCGAATGCACCTGCTTTCCTCACCTGCTCCGATGACTTTCGGGCTCGGTTCTGGTACCGCAGGGCCAATAATCAGTAG
- the LOC108084919 gene encoding nucleolar protein 16, producing the protein MKIRKNHRGKHYRYNVNRKTLNKTRSSTGKIKDPKLKKMWMEHQRVGTNFAEMGLAKDANKAISIPSYKKDRLHAAKVVNGFIEEELDEDERRVLGLKKPPVEEAPKRGHVVQELEQLASERADPEFRLPKGVVKELTYFLNKHKFNYKAMVADRKNFGQWTWRQFRLKIRRFMSIPEQFNIYLEQEKLPVGVKPDWEEYESDSEWTL; encoded by the exons ATGAAGATCCGCAAGAATCATAGAGGCAAGCACTACCGCTACAACGTGAACCGCAAGACGCTGAACAAAACGCGCAGCTCCACGGGCAAGATCAAGGA TCCCAAGCTGAAGAAGATGTGGATGGAGCACCAGCGCGTGGGCACCAACTTCGCCGAGATGGGCTTGGCCAAGGACGCCAACAAGGCCATTTCTATACCAAGCTACAAAAAGGACCGCCTTCATGCGGCAAAGGTGGTCAACGGGTTCatcgaggaggagctggacgAGGACGAGCGCCGGGTGTTGGGCCTGAAGAAACCACCTGTGGAGGAGGCACCAAAACGGGGGCATGTGgtccaggagctggagcaacTGGCCAGCGAGCGGGCAGATCCCGAGTTCAG ATTACCCAAGGGCGTTGTGAAGGAGCTCACCTACTTCCTCAACAAACACAAGTTTAACTACAAGGCCATGGTCGCGGATCGCAAGAATTTCGGCCAGTGGACCTGGCGACAGTTCCGCCTGAAAATACGCAGGTTCATGTCCATTCCGGAGCAGTTCAACATTTATctggagcaggagaagctGCCAGTGGGCGTGAAGCCGGACTGGGAGGAGTACGAGTCGGACAGTGAATGGACCTTGTAA
- the eEF1alpha2 gene encoding elongation factor 1-alpha 2, with product MGKEKIHINIVVIGHVDSGKSTTTGHLIYKCGGIDKRTIEKFEKEAQEMGKGSFKYAWVLDKLKAERERGITIDIALWKFETAKYYVTIIDAPGHRDFIKNMITGTSQADCAVLIVAAGTGEFEAGISKNGQTREHALLAFTLGVKQLIVGVNKMDSTEPPYSENRYEEIKKEVSSYIKKIGYNPASVAFVPISGWHGDNMLEASEKMPWFKGWTVERKEGKAEGKCLIDALDAILPPQRPTDKPLRLPLQDVYKIGGIGTVPVGRVETGILKPGMVVNFAPVNLVTEVKSVEMHHEALTEAMPGDNVGFNVKNVSVKELRRGYVAGDSKNNPPRGAADFTAQVIVLNHPGQIANGYTPVLDCHTAHIACKFAEIKEKCDRRTGKTTETEPKAIKSGDAAIIVLVPSKPLCVESFQEFPPLGRFAVRDMRQTVAVGVIKSVNFKETTSGKVTKAAEKAQKKK from the exons ATGGGCAAGGAGAAGATTCATATTAACATTGTGGTGATTGGCCATGTGGACTCCGGCAAGTCGACCACCACCGGCCACCTGATCTACAAATGCGGCGGCATCGACAAGCGTACGATTGAGAAGTTCGAGAAGGAGGCCCAGGAGATGGGCAAGGGCTCGTTCAAGTATGCCTGGGTCCTGGACAAGCTGAAGGCAGAGCGCGAGCGCGGCATCACCATCGACATTGCCCTGTGGAAGTTCGAGACGGCCAAGTACTATGTCACCATTATCGATGCTCCCGGACATAGGGACTTTATCAAGAACATGATCACCGGCACCTCGCAGGCCGACTGTGCGGTCCTGATTGTGGCCGCCGGCACCGGTGAGTTCGAGGCGGGCATCTCCAAGAACGGCCAGACCCGTGAGCATGCCCTGCTGGCCTTCACGCTGGGCGTGAAGCAACTCATTGTGGGCGTGAACAAGATGGATTCCACTGAGCCGCCGTATAGCGAGAATCGCTACGAGGAGATCAAGAAGGAGGTGTCGTCGTACATCAAGAAGATCGGCTATAATCCGGCCTCGGTGGCATTTGTTCCCATCTCGGGCTGGCATGGCGACAACATGCTGGAGGCCTCGGAGAAGATGCCCTGGTTCAAGGGCTGGACCGTGGAGCGCAAGGAGGGCAAAGCGGAGGGCAAGTGCCTGATTGACGCGCTGGACGCGATCCTGCCGCCGCAGCGTCCCACGGACAAGCCGCTGCGCTTGCCCCTCCAGGATGTCTACAAGATTGGTGGAATCGGAACCGTACCCGTTGGCCGCGTGGAGACGGGCATCCTTAAGCCAG GCATGGTCGTCAACTTTGCTCCGGTCAATCTAGTCACCGAGGTTAAGTCCGTGGAGATGCACCACGAGGCTCTCACCGAGGCCATGCCCGGCGACAATGTTGGCTTCAACGTGAAGAACGTGTCGGTGAAGGAGCTGCGTCGCGGCTATGTAGCCGGCGATTCGAAGAACAATCCCCCCAGGGGAGCAGCTGATTTTACCGCTCAG GTGATTGTGCTTAACCACCCCGGCCAGATAGCCAACGGGTATACTCCAGTCTTGGATTGCCACACGGCCCACATAGCCTGCAAGTTTGCCGAGATCAAGGAGAAATGCGATCGTCGTACGGGCAAGACCACCGAGACGGAGCCGAAGGCTATCAAGTCCGGTGATGCGGCCATTATAGTGCTGGTGCCCAGCAAGCCGCTGTGCGTCGAGAGCTTCCAGGAGTTCCCACCGCTGGGTAGGTTCGCTGTACGCGATATGCGTCAGACCGTGGCCGTGGGCGTTATCAAGTCGGTCAACTTTAAAGAGACGACCTCGGGCAAGGTAACAAAAGCTGCTGAGAAGGCACAGAAGAAGAAATAA
- the Tbca gene encoding tubulin-specific chaperone A gives MADPRIRQLVIKTGVVKRLAKEKSVYEKEVLTEKARMEKFRGEGADDHVLRKQEEVIAECEMMIPDSKRRLQKEFEVLKKYLDDEQDLKEKEEYTKAADVLAEAKTVLET, from the exons atgGCTGATCCGCGCATCCGCCAGTTGGTAATCAAGACGGGAGTCGTCAAGCGCCTGGCCAAGGAGAAGTCCGTTTACGAGAAGGAGGTCCTGACTGAAAAAGCCAGGATGGAGAAGTTCAGGGGCGAGGGGGCCGACGACCACGTGCTGCGCAAGCAGGAGGAAGTCATCGCCGAATGCGAGATGATGATCCCCGACTCCAAGAGGAG GCTGCAGAAGGAGTTTGAGGTCTTGAAGAAGTATCTGGATGACGAGCAGGATctgaaggagaaggaggaatACACCAAGGCAGCAGATGTCCTTGCAGAGGCAAAGACGGTCCTAGAAACCTAA
- the LOC138928842 gene encoding uncharacterized protein → MQHKTLKLSEIKQNIRYVLENLQQLEHLTDNDAQDFNAEQAEELQRSTTTLLDALDQVPVAKVAGIQKQRRRRRRLDKQKKKEPKLKAKKAKQGLQSKPKVSFEPSLTSREQQAEHISLKKRHDAASILHTLDLLEKLCKSRGGDKLALSQKLAQMRVVWRRVQQENEGDHDRESQKRVSSIESQWQAVFFGQSSDFVRENKETFCQRRSIWDSYISYGQRASCIPRGWVLPPESAPDLWTEYRTA, encoded by the exons ATGCAGCATAAAACTCTTAAATTAAgcgaaattaaacaaaatatacgaTATGTACTTGAAAATTTACAACAACTGGAGCACCTAACTGACAATGACGCCCAGGATTTCAATGCAGAGCAGGCGGAGGAACTGCAGCGCAGCACGACAACCCTGCTGGATGCACTTGACCAAGTGCCCGTGGCCAAAGTAGCCGGcatacaaaaacaaaggcgCCGCCGGCGTCGCTTggataaacaaaagaaaaaggagCCCAAATTGAAAGCCAAGAAGGCAAAGCAGGGCTTGCAGTCGAAACCAAAGGTATCCTTTGAACCATCGCTGACTTCCAGGGAGCAACAGGCAGAGCACATCTCCCTGAAGAAACGCCATGATGCCGCCTCAATATTGCACACTTTGGATCTTCTGGAGAAACTGTGTAAATCTAGGGGAGGAGACAAGCTGGCCCTCAGCCAGAAGCTGGCCCAAATGCGTGTGGTTTGGCGCAGAGTCCAGCAGGAGAATGAAGGCGACCATGACAGGGAGTCCCAGAAGAGGGTTTCCTCCATAGAATCGCAATGGCAGGCGGTTTTCTTCGGTCAATCTTCAGATTTTGTTAGGGAAAACAAGGAGACTTTCTGCCAGAGGCG TTCCATATGGGATTCTTATATAAGCTATGGGCAGAGAGCGTCCTGTATTCCCAGAGGATGGGTGCTACCGCCTGAAAGTGCTCCAGATCTATGGACGGAATACAGAACTGCATAG